One genomic window of Parasteatoda tepidariorum isolate YZ-2023 chromosome 9, CAS_Ptep_4.0, whole genome shotgun sequence includes the following:
- the LOC107439525 gene encoding putative leucine-rich repeat-containing protein DDB_G0290503, which produces MSGINMARTIFENFQEESRMSSVALHQANNRIKDLEKQVQDYQKIKSILEDKIRLGSNSSLEDAVRQKDITIKHFELQLKKSLQQNEELEYQIIALRSKQCPCCDTNVHLDFSAKKSPVKKSSKCVKQYTNKKVGHRDYADRQLMLERIIDHKDKRIAHLSKEVTRLSAIEKDLTNKMYRLSKLLPKSHMPSEVLVDCLLKEIQSLESQIQSCNNKNDKIASLSDKTNIPDIFPGTSNSKENIPVGSKHISLDRMQKRINTPMDGKSTYSLNSLFDDINELKYVFLNENEKFQHSLNRDHMRRDVIRVEYNDIINKLNGIAESIQNIIKVDSSFQDKQSSENEVDKVILQLRKDLQDNLELSSGYKNENECLRKKVIELTQKLLQSERDKIDFTDKSVQVVNDNLPVTRSDFKYPAQDDLEKLREQLDLKKSELDSARNYIKSQQNFILELQSSLQKSDSHESVNSQPVRAARQMEIPIHRSSQVPSAIATNFGSNFPAAKNFADQGFEVPSISSNDSSDSCILHSCSNDKRVKSLETKLNVSEKSIKSLETLIENLQAQNAALTENNGQLYVDLSKAKSEKALLEKNKDIYSSLKLRMNDLNRECDEMRDENQELCDKNTRLEKEKRILEEKLQTCETERKSLNSSKSSFQMKLDEANKHNESLEENLTELQNEITSLREENKKLKSSNLNRDYNEKILHMQQALKQKENEVDDLKEEMHALETQALQMNSYRRHFRNELKKLCDALMEESDTNVSSAQSKAIYKAAILRSLKALLQLDINDDNLTDSSNSALDEIRNQYNIYLTEVKRISELLSIKNQQREELLREYINIDDFGEVDAYLSLERNLSGSSNSASGEESPPIIPTVSGVGSISSSVQSMPVISVASGIRSIPVVSSSGVQSIPHISTVSGIGSIPVVSSSSGIRFAPYVSSASRVGSIPVISTASGVGLVPVISTASRTGSASSAEGVGFSSGTHTHVNEERIQTENNTIQNYAGSMSEVMKTLQEDLQRQKNVTAFFVSKCVNLEQQLKSEHDFKCRNERDNASHEEFMKEFKKQLKEKDHRISRLEQQFVSLHTEKSSVEIGMEQQKSEIEWLVNKNRQLFEKVTATETELCKSKEEKSRIINEVDHLKRELINKKYEYAKVENEVKHLREHIAHCESSASIR; this is translated from the coding sequence ATGAGTGGAATTAATATGGCGAgaactatatttgaaaattttcaagaagaaaGTAGGATGTCCTCTGTAGCTCTTCATCAAGCAAATAACCGTATAAAAGATCTAGAAAAACAGGTGCAAGATTATCAAAAGATTAAAAGTATCCTGGAAGATAAAATTCGTTTAGGTTCTAACAGTTCCTTAGAAGACGCTGTCCGTCAGAAAGAcattacaataaaacattttgaattgcagcttaaaaaatcattacagCAAAACGAGGAATTAGAGTATCAAATAATTGCTCTTAGATCAAAACAATGTCCGTGTTGTGACACAAATGTGCATTTAGATTTCTCTGCGAAAAAATCACCCgtaaaaaaatcatctaaatgTGTAAAACAGTATACCAACAAAAAAGTCGGACATCGAGACTATGCCGATCGGCAGTTGATGTTGGAAAGAATAATCGATCACAAAGATAAACGGATCGCTCACTTGTCTAAAGAGGTTACAAGACTGTCTGCAATTGAAAAAGACTTGACTAACAAAATGTATCGACTTTCTAAACTTTTACCTAAGTCACACATGCCTTCAGAAGTGTTAGTTGATTGcttattgaaagaaattcaaaGCTTAGAGTCCCAGATACAAtcatgtaataataaaaatgataaaattgcgAGTCTGAGTGACAAGACAAATATACCAGATATCTTTCCCGGAACTTCCAATTCAAAAGAGAATATACCAGTTGGTTCAAAGCACATTTCTTTGGATAGGATGCAAAAGAGAATTAACACTCCAATGGATGGTAAATCAACTTATAGCTTAAACTCATTGTTTGATGATATTAATGAActcaaatatgtatttttgaatgaaaatgaaaaattccagCACAGCTTGAATCGCGATCACATGAGGCGTGATGTAATCAGAGTGGAATATAATGATATTATAAACAAGTTAAATGGTATTGCTGaatctattcaaaatattattaaagttgaTTCGTCTTTTCAAGACAAACAATCATCAGAAAATGAAGTAGATAAAGTTATATTGCAGTTACGAAAAGATCTGCAAGACAATTTAGAACTGTCTTCTGGGTATAAAAATGAGAATGAATGCTTACGGAAAAAAGTCATTGAGCTGACCCAAAAGCTGTTACAATCAGAAAGAGATAAGATTGATTTTACTGATAAGTCTGTCCAAGTTGTCAATGATAATTTGCCTGTCACTCGTTCTGACTTCAAATATCCAGCTCAAGATGACTTGGAAAAGTTAAGAGAGCAGCTAGACTTAAAAAAGTCTGAATTAGATTCTGCTCGTAATTATATCAAatctcaacaaaattttattttagaactacAGAGTAGTCTTCAGAAGAGTGACAGTCACGAGTCTGTAAATTCGCAACCAGTCAGAGCTGCACGACAAATGGAAATACCAATCCACAGAAGTTCACAAGTTCCATCTGCAATTGCAACTAACTTTGGAAGCAATTTTCCTGCTGCAAAAAATTTCGCTGATCAAGGTTTTGAAGTTCCCTCAATATCCTCTAATGATTCTTCTGATAGTTGCATATTACATTCATGCAGTAATGATAAAAGAGTCAAAtcattagaaacaaaattaaacgtGTCCGAAAAGAGCATCAAAAGTCTCGAGACTCTTATTGAAAATCTTCAAGCCCAAAATGCCGCATTGACAGAAAATAATGGCCAGTTATATGTTGATTTAAGTAAAGCTAAAAGTGAAAAAGCTTTGCTGGAGAAAAATAAAGACATATATTCTTCGCTAAAGTTAAggatgaatgatttaaatagagAATGTGATGAAATGAGGGATGAAAATCAGGAGCTTTGTGATAAAAATACCCGattggagaaagaaaaaagaattctggaggaaaaattacaaacttgTGAAACAGAgagaaaatctttaaattcaaGTAAATCTTCATTTCAAATGAAGTTAGATGAGGCAAACAAACACAATGAATCACTAGAGGAAAATCTAACCGAGTTACAGAATGAAATAACGAGTTTaagagaagaaaacaaaaaattaaaatcgagtAATCTAAACAGagattataatgaaaaaattttacacatgcAGCAAGCccttaaacaaaaagaaaatgaagttgACGATTTAAAAGAAGAGATGCATGCCCTAGAGACTCAAGCGTTACAGATGAACAGTTATCGAAGGCACTTCCGAAATGAGTTGAAAAAACTGTGTGATGCTTTAATGGAAGAAAGTGACACCAACGTTAGCTCTGCACAGAGTAAAGCTATCTATAAAGCTGCTATACTTCGCTCTCTTAAAGCTTTATTACAGTTGGATATAAATGATGATAATCTTACGGATTCTTCAAATAGTGCATTGGATGAAATAAGGAATCAATATAACATATACCTCACGGAGGTAAAACGCATTAGCGAATTACTTTCAATCAAAAACCAACAAAGAGAGGAATTATTGAGGGAATATATAAACATTGATGATTTTGGAGAAGTAGATGCTTATCTTAgtcttgaaagaaatttatctgGGAGTTCTAATTCAGCTTCTGGTGAGGAATCACCACCCATAATTCCAACTGTTTCAGGAGTGGGATCAATATCTTCTAGTGTGCAATCAATGCCAGTTATTTCAGTAGCATCTGGCATCAGATCAATACCAGTTGTATCATCTTCTGGTGTTCAATCTATACCTCACATTTCAACAGTCTCTGGTATAGGATCAATACCAGTTGTGTCATCATCTTCTGGCATAAGATTCGCACCTTATGTTTCATCAGCTTCTAGAGTTGGGTCGATACCTGTTATTTCAACTGCTTCTGGAGTTGGATTAGTACCCGTTATTTCAACTGCTTCTAGAACAGGATCTGCTTCTTCTGCAGAAGGTGTTGGATTTTCATCTGGAACGCATACACATGTTAATGAGGAAAGGATTCAAACGGAAAACAATACCATTCAAAACTATGCTGGATCAATGTCGGAAGTGATGAAAACTTTGCAAGAAGACCTGCAGCGTCAAAAGAACGTAACTGCCTTTTTTGTGTCCAAATGTGTGAATCTTGAACAGCAGCTCAAATCGGAACACGATTTTAAATGCCGAAATGAAAGAGATAATGCATCACATGAAGAGTtcatgaaagaatttaaaaagcaattgaaagaaaaagaccATAGGATAAGTCGTTTGGAACAGCAGTTTGTTAGTTTACATACAGAAAAATCAAGTGTCGAGATTGGTATGGAGcaacaaaaaagtgaaatagaATGGTTGGTGAATAAAAATAGACAGTTATTTGAAAAAGTGACAGCAACTGAAACTGAGTTATGTAAGTCCAAAGAAGAAAAGAGTCGAATTATAAATGAAGTTGATCATCTGAAAcgtgaattaattaataaaaagtatgaatatGCAAAAGTTGAAAATGAAGTCAAACATTTACGAGAACATATAGCACATTGTGAATCAAGTGCTTCGATTAGATAA
- the LOC107439528 gene encoding uncharacterized protein — protein MEKPPLSSNISPPEEVKSILISNNNENPGCSSSTDGNDAAPSAPELNKAKTPPTSDANPSPSSSRRSPDPCCAICLEQLQNKSYTNGCLHMFCFKCLVDWSKIKPVCPLCKQEFKSIIHNVQEDCKYDTYYLNSHQISADNIWNLTQTHNGISNSIRINTSSNIPRFRYRTTVTAGRFVDRSSSNVSRQDTMQIQIENHRRRFAPHSVRLISTTQAANRIPSRFRARIYHRNLWVKPLQSNRFRIVSPDFFKRNPACTHRLLPWLNRELIVLLHNVESRIVEVLELIMALITRYDINSPEFYSYIEPYFQERTSHFIHEFYNFASSPYSMDEYDNNATYDRQEPKSSNEAVEVDDTNNEVMIIDNDEPSHVTSETNVERLKSVCKKKKSKNSASKKNTVEKVVLKRNRETDSWVTVMGPLPLMHDYSMTNLNNYYSNPGPSNMPGIATNSLDTDGRPLISPVHIEIESSDDEVEVLDVLKPKAERTPEIVDLSSDDEISGITNVTSSENPFKNNPILSSNFNTISPTLSIRSYSPVSPSYSPVSPTYSPVSPTYSPVSPTYNPVSPTYSPGSPRTDVTSSENPVNNNPILSSNISPISPTLNNQSYIPISPTYSPVSPTYIPVSSPIYSPVSPTYGISSSSLDIFEENSNSHNSVRNQDGLTSDQINRNLLTELSDTDDDCIFESSEKNPSTVSTDKASKIDIKSDENNNANNNPVTFNSTVVNNHNIPEADTYAQSPMFSFSYRPPSPFECLTSVQSSNIVRFENSNSHSPTDAHDNPNNSSNKVILLEEVDSEDDCIYESTHKIISNISSDAKAPNFVDFKSNKNNGNDSPTILNSPAVNRYSPLSPVLYAPFRSTSRFSSNADSDIECIFDSGQKTENDQKINEPRSNSNKISPLDLSRLPGSSQESNSSNHLSWVYKNKNNLIDSTCSSSLTKHHQAAKSSSGRDSPINLVKKISSLKRNTKSTLQAAEKSSSAGKKSTSKKYRTGSLKSSPTSIMSSNNNTVSSVNEPVSSSKPDEPIGSLKRNKTYVPSKIVIPSSSSLNVDSVSNSHKEDLFENINNASTESCSETEIMPPKKRKLRSVVASLITDHNVGDTQNSHKSHKSHKVKKKKKHTRRIKRPVSDSDSDFF, from the coding sequence ATGGAGAAACCACCACTTAGTAGCAATATTTCACCTCCTGAGGAAGTGAAAAGCATATTGATTAGCAATAACAATGAAAACCCAGGGTGTTCTTCTTCAACTGATGGAAATGATGCAGCTCCAAGTGCACCTGAACTCAACAAAGCTAAAACCCCTCCAACATCAGATGCCAATCCTTCACCTTCTTCTAGCAGGAGATCACCCGATCCTTGTTGTGCCATTTGCCTTGAACAGTTACAAAATAAGTCTTATACAAATGGTTGTTTGCATATGTTTTGCTTTAAGTGCCTTGTGGATTGGTCTAAAATTAAGCCTGTGTGCCCTTTGTGTAAGCAAgagtttaaaagtattatacaCAACGTTCAAGAAGATTGCAAATAtgatacttattatttaaatagtcaTCAAATTTCAGCTGATAATATTTGGAATTTAACTCAGACTCATAATGGCATCTCTAACTCTATTAGAATTAATACATCATCAAATATACCCAGATTTCGCTACCGAACTACTGTAACTGCAGGTAGATTTGTCGATAGGAGCAGCAGCAATGTATCACGTCAAGATACAATGCAAATACAGATTGAAAACCACAGAAGAAGATTTGCTCCACATTCAGTGAGGCTTATCTCCACTACACAGGCAGCAAATCGCATTCCATCCCGTTTTAGGGCAAGAATCTATCATCGAAATTTGTGGGTTAAGCCTCTACAATCTAACCGCTTCAGAATAGTTTCCCCAGATTTTTTCAAGCGCAATCCTGCCTGCACACACCGCTTGCTTCCTTGGCTGAATCGAGAACTGATTGTGTTGTTGCATAATGTTGAATCACGAATAGTTGAGGTTCTTGAACTTATCATGGCCTTAATCACACGGTATGACATTAACAGTCCAGAGTTTTATTCATACATTGAACCATACTTTCAGGAAAGGACCTCTCATTTTATTcacgaattttacaattttgcatCCTCACCTTATAGTATGGATGAGTACGATAATAATGCTACTTATGATCGTCAAGAGCCTAAGTCTAGTAATGAAGCTGTTGAGGTAGATGATACAAATAATGAAGTTATGATCATTGATAATGATGAACCATCTCATGTGACATCGGAAACAAATGTTGAACGCTTAAAAAGTGTATGCAAAAAGAAGAAATCTAAGAATTCTGCAAGTAAAAAGAATACTGTTGagaaagttgttttaaaaaggaACCGAGAAACAGACTCTTGGGTTACAGTTATGGGTCCATTGCCTCTCATGCATGATTACAGTATGaccaatttgaataattattactcGAATCCTGGACCAAGTAATATGCCTGGCATTGCAACGAATAGTTTAGACACAGATGGAAGGCCTCTAATCAGTCCTGTTCATATTGAAATTGAATCTTCTGATGATGAGGTTGAAGTTCTTGATGTACTGAAGCCAAAAGCAGAAAGGACACCAGAAATTGTTGACCTGTCCAGTGATGATGAAATATCTGGGATAACTAATGTTACATCTAGTGAAAACCCTTTCAAAAACAATCCAATCTTAAGTAGTAATTTTAACACCATCAGTCCAACTTTAAGCATTCGATCTTATAGCCCTGTTAGCCCATCTTATAGCCCTGTTAGTCCAACTTATAGCCCTGTTAGTCCAACTTATAGCCCTGTTAGTCCAACATATAACCCTGTTAGTCCAACTTATAGCCCTGGCAGTCCAAGAACTGATGTTACATCTAGTGAAAACCCTGTGAACAACAATCCTATCTTAAGTAGTAATATTAGCCCCATCAGTCCAACTTTAAATAATCAATCTTATATCCCTATTAGTCCAACCTATAGCCCTGTTAGTCCAACTTATATCCCTGTTAGTAGTCCAATTTATAGCCCTGTTAGTCCAACTTATGGCATTTCAAGTTCTTCTCtagatatttttgaagaaaattctaATTCTCACAATTCAGTTCGTAATCAGGATGGCCTGACTAGTGACCAGATTAATAGAAATTTGCTGACTGAGTTGTCAGATACTGATGATGATTGTATATTTGAGTCATCTGAAAAAAACCCTTCCACAGTATCAACTGACAAAGCttctaaaattgatattaaatctgatgaaaataataatgctaataaCAACCCTGTTACCTTTAACAGTACTGTTGTAAATAATCACAATATTCCTGAAGCAGATACATATGCTCAGAGTCCAATGTTTAGTTTTTCATATAGGCCTCCCAGCCCATTTGAGTGTCTAACTTCTGTTCAAAGTTCTAATATAGTAAGGTTTGAAAATTCCAATTCACACAGTCCAACTGATGCCCATGATAACCCAAATAATTCttctaataaagtaattttattggaGGAGGTAGATTCTGAGGATGATTGTATCTACGAGTCAACTCATAAAATCATTTCCAACATATCAAGTGACGCTAAAGCTCCcaattttgtagattttaaatctaataaaaataatggcaaTGACAGCCCTACTATCCTTAACAGTCCTGCAGTAAATAGATATAGCCCTCTTAGTCCAGTGCTCTATGCTCCCTTTCGTTCAACATCTCGATTTTCTAGCAATGCAGATAGTGACATTGAATGCATCTTTGACTCCGGTCAGAAAACggaaaatgatcaaaaaattaatgaacctaggagtaattcaaataaaatttcacccTTAGATTTATCTAGGCTACCAGGTTCTTCTCAGGAATCTAATTCCAGTAATCATCTAAGCTGggtttataagaataaaaataacttaattgatTCAACTTGTTCATCATCATTAACTAAGCACCATCAAGCAGCTAAATCCTCTTCGGGAAGAGACTCGCCtattaatttagtaaagaaaatatcttcACTTAAACGTAACACTAAATCAACGTTGCAAGCTGCTGAAAAAAGTTCATCTGCTGGAAAAAAATCGACTTCTAAGAAATATCGCACCGGATCTTTAAAGAGTTCACCGACATCGATAATGTCCTCTAATAACAATACAGTATCTTCTGTCAATGAACCTGTCAGTTCATCAAAACCTGATGAACCTATCGGTTCGTTAAAGCGCAATAAGACTTATGTTCCTTCAAAAATAGTTATCCCTAGTTCTAGTAGTCTTAATGTAGACAGTGTTTCTAATTCTCATAAAGAAGacttgtttgaaaatataaataatgcatcAACTGAAAGTTGCTCAGAAACTGAAATAATGCcacctaaaaaaagaaaactacgcAGTGTTGTTGCATCTCTCATAACAGATCATAATGTTGGTGATACACAAAATTCTCATAAATCACATAAAAGTCATAaagtgaagaagaaaaagaaacacacTAGGAGAATTAAGCGTCCTGTTTCTGACTCAGACAGTGACTTTTTCTAA
- the LOC107439529 gene encoding proteasome subunit alpha type-2: MASERYSFSLTTFSPSGKLVQIEYALAAVAAGAPSVGIKASNGVVLATEKNYKSVLYEEHSIHKVEMVTNHIGMIYSGMGPDYRLLVRRARKLAQQYYLRYGEPIPTSQLVQRVAYIMQEYTQSGGVRPFGVSLLICGWDSDRPYLFQCDPSGAYFAWKATAMGKNHVNGKAFLEKRYNEELELEDAIHTAILTLKEGFEGQMTADNIEIGICNKSGFKRLAPSEVKDYLTQL; this comes from the exons ATGGCTTCAGAACGTTATAGTTTCTCCTTAACCACCTTTag TCCTTCTGGTAAACTAGTCCAGATTGAATATGCTCTGGCAGCTGTTGCGGCTGGAGCTCCTTCTGTTGGCATAAAag CTTCAAATGGTGTTGTCTTagcaactgaaaaaaattacaaatcagtTCTGTATGAAGAACATAGTATACACAAAGTTGAAATGGTTACAAACCACATTGGAATGATTTACAGCGGCATGGGACCTGATTACAG attATTAGTTAGACGAGCTCGTAAATTAGCTCAACAGTATTATTTGAGGTATGGAGAGCCTATTCCAACCAGTCAGCTAGTTCAAAGAGTTGCCTATATTATGCAAGAATATACTCAATcggg TGGTGTGAGGCCTTTTGGGGTTTCTCTTTTGATTTGTGGATGGGATAGCGACAGACCATACCTGTTTCAATGTGATCCCTCT ggTGCCTATTTTGCTTGGAAAGCCACTGCAATGGGAAAGAATCATGTGAATGGAAAAGCCTTTCTTGAgaaaag atataatgAAGAATTAGAGTTAGAAGATGCTATTCACACTGCTATATTGACACTTAAAGAAGGTTTCGAAGGACAGATGACTGCTGACAACATTGAGATTGGCATTTGTAATAAAAGCGGTTTTAAGCGCCTCGCTCCTTCAGAAGTGAAGGATTACTTAACACAGctataa